A window of the Salvelinus alpinus chromosome 3, SLU_Salpinus.1, whole genome shotgun sequence genome harbors these coding sequences:
- the LOC139570858 gene encoding ras and Rab interactor 2-like isoform X4 has protein sequence MHQDSETPVKDFPVKECQYTFSLEGSGLSFADLFHLVAFCCISRDVLPFTLKLPEAISAARTPTGLEEVAKLGAGFWDSERCRRRSSLSSLSRTTTHDQSPSLRPSSVYTPLVTRTPSQLECSQSNGALCFINPLFLKVHHPEGGNHTFPSYTSHHNNNPQHLNNSSTATTVQVQQQHCTSNPERLKDSPQPHSDSPQSDSPGNSTQHHNSCVSVSRANRVSLSPPPRPPPPCCAPRRPASPQRQRSMPEKISWINPPKEKDRVGEREKGSSLLSRLGSSLSISPSSSFLSSSFLSSSPPKKRSISAPISIPLSLSSPTDVDCRLALDDQTIQNAISLSLAKQALRNATNPDDNTEGNSPSTQDQALSCQEGGRGRGRGGREEDCIQRLSDMSISTDDSTDSVDFFQGFFPPLAEPSPPTTNNLVLPLTHPYSSMEEDDDEDEADFGVRVENDQDLTITPPGLRTKRRASTGAMVIQQALRGHFHKMSGVFSSLLTPEKRAIRRVLELSRDKGSYFGCLVQDYLSFLQEGGGCQAWQCHASGLELLQTLRQFITQMKSYLRQSSELEPPIESLVPEDQIDYVLEKAMHKIVLKPLKGVVGAALQEFQVRSGAWQELKENLSLAKARQPHEMGVANAFPPDPVNIEKIRHKFHTMCKLYSPEKKVTMLLRICKLIYTIMEHKSGCLYGADDFLPMLTYVLAQCDMPQLDNEILYMMEVLDPSLLHGEGGYYLTSAYGAMSLIRNFQEEQAARVLSSETRNTLRQWHCRRTTQRSAPSVNDFQNYLRVALQELDSGCTAKTLQVQPYATTEEICQICAYKFKVPDPENYALILLTEGSCQQLAPDTHPQKIKAELHSRPQAAPFHFVFCRVANLNDLAATSFEPQSNLNDITLTKESEPNLNGVALTPSNPQPNLNLGLSPSLSLSLPPNQHNGNSISI, from the exons ggTTCTGGGACTCTGAGCGTTGCCGCAGGAGGAGTTCTCTCTCCTCGTTGTCCAGgacaaccacccacgaccaaTCACCTAGCCTGAGGCCGAGTTCCGTTTACACCCCCCTGGTCACCCGCACCCCGTCCCAGCTGGAGTGTTCCCAGTCCAACGGGGCTCTCTGCTTCATCAACCCCCTCTTCCTAAAGGTTCACCACCCAGAGGGTGGCAACCACACCTTTCCCTCCTACACcagccaccacaacaacaaccccCAGCACCTAAACAATAGCAGTACAGCTACAACTGTACAAGTACAACAACAGCACTGTACCAGCAACCCAGAGCGACTTAAAGACAGCCCTCAACCCCATAGCGACAGCCCTCAGAGTGATAGCCCTGGCAACAGCACCCAGCATCATAACAGCTGTGTCAGCGTGAGCCGGGCTAACAGAGTTTCCCTctcgccacctcctcgccccccACCTCCCTGCTGTGCCCCCCGTCGCCCTGCCTCCCCTCAACGCCAGCGCAGCATGCCTGAGAAGATATCTTGGATCAACCCCCCCAAAGAGAAGGAccgggtgggagagagggagaagggcagTAGCCTTCTCTCCCGCCTGGGCTCCTCTCTCAGCATCAGCCCTTCCtcatctttcctctcctcctctttcctctcctcctcccctcccaagAAGCGCAGCATCAGTGCCCCCATCTctatccccctgtccctctcctccccaacTGACGTCGACTGCCGTCTTGCTCTCGATGACCAGACTATTCAGAACGCCATATCTCTCAGTCTGGCTAAGCAGGCACTGAGAAACGCCACCAACCCCGATGACAACACAGAGGGAAACAGTCCGTCCACTCAAGACCAAGCCCTCTCCTGccaagagggaggaagaggaagaggaagaggcggAAGAGAAGAGGACTGCATCCAGCGCCTGAGCGACATGAGCATTTCCACCGACGACTCCACCGACTCAGTAGACTTCTTCCAGGGCTTCTTCCCCCCACTCGCTGAACCCAGCCCACCCACCACCAATAACCTGGTGCTGCCCCTCACCCACCCCTACAGCAGCatggaggaagatgatgatgaagacgAAGCAGACTTTGGAGTGAGAGTGGAGAACGACCAGGACCTGACCATCACCCCTCCCGGGCTGCGCACCAAACGACGAGCCAGTACCGGAGCCATGGTCATCCAGCAGGCCCTCAGGGGCCACTTCCATAAGATGAGTGGGGTGTTCAGCTCTCTCCTAACCCCTGAGAAACGGGCCATACGGAGAGTCCTGGAGCTGTCCAGGGATAAGGGCTCGTACTTTGGCTGCCTAGTGCAGGACTACTTGAGCTTCTTGCAGGAGGGAGGGGGCTGCCAGGCCTGGCAGTGCCATGCCTCAGGGCTGGAGCTGCTGCAGACGCTACGCCAGTTCATCACCCAGATGAAGAGCTACCTGCGGCAGAGCTCTGAGCTGGAGCCCCCCATTGAGTCACTCGTCCCAGAGGACCAAATTG ACTATGTCCTAGAAAAAGCCATGCATAAGATAGTCCTGAAGCCCCTGAAAGGTGTGGTGGGGGCGGCCCTCCAGGAGTTCCAGGTCCGCAGCGGGGCGTGGCAGGAGCTCAAGGAGAACCTCTCCTTGGCCAAGGCCCGGCAGCCCCATGAGATGGGCGTGGCCAACGCCTTCCCTCCAGATCCAGTTAACATAGAGAAAATCCGTCACAAGTTCCACACCATGTGTAAACTCTATTCACCTGAGAAGAAGGTGACCATGCTGCTGCGCATATGTAAACTCATCTATACCATCATGGAGCACAAGTCAG gttgTCTGTATGGGGCAGATGACTTCCTGCCCATGCTGACCTATGTGTTGGCCCAGTGTGACATGCCTCAACTAGACAACGAGATCCTCTACATGATGGAGGTTCTGGATCCTTCTCTGCTGCATGGAGAAG GTGGATACTACCTGACCAGTGCGTACGGAGCCATGTCCCTCATTAGGAACTTCCAAGAGGAGCAAGCAGCTCGTGTACTCAGCTCTGAAACACGCAACACACTCCGCCAGTGGCACTGTCGCCGCACCACCCAGCGCAGTGCGCCCTCCGTCAATGACTTccag AACTACCTGCGGGTAGCGCTCCAGGAGCTGGACAGCGGTTGCACTGCCAAAACTCTGCAGGTGCAGCCCTATGCCACCACTGAGGAAATCTGCCAGATCTGCGCCTACAAGTTTAAAGTTCCCGACCCTGAGAATTACGCCCTAATCCTGCTCACTGAGGGCTCATGCCAGCAGCTAGCCCCCGACACACACCCCCAGAAGATCAAAGCTGAGCTCCACAGTCGGCCCCAGGCCGCACCTTTTCACTTCGTCTTCTGTCGGGTGGCTAACCTCAATGACCTGGCCGCGACCTCGTTTGAACCCCAGTCCAACCTCAATGACATCACACTTACCAAAGAATCTGAGCCCAACCTTAATGGTGTGGCCTTGACCCCTTCTAACCCCCAGCCCAACCTCAACCTGGGTCTCAGTCCCAGTCTCAGCCTCAGTCTACCCCCCAACCAGCACAATGGTAACTCCATATCCATCTGA
- the LOC139570858 gene encoding ras and Rab interactor 2-like isoform X3, translated as MPWQMNQQGTRCVPCCLSRVTQTSFSLEGSGLSFADLFHLVAFCCISRDVLPFTLKLPEAISAARTPTGLEEVAKLGAGFWDSERCRRRSSLSSLSRTTTHDQSPSLRPSSVYTPLVTRTPSQLECSQSNGALCFINPLFLKVHHPEGGNHTFPSYTSHHNNNPQHLNNSSTATTVQVQQQHCTSNPERLKDSPQPHSDSPQSDSPGNSTQHHNSCVSVSRANRVSLSPPPRPPPPCCAPRRPASPQRQRSMPEKISWINPPKEKDRVGEREKGSSLLSRLGSSLSISPSSSFLSSSFLSSSPPKKRSISAPISIPLSLSSPTDVDCRLALDDQTIQNAISLSLAKQALRNATNPDDNTEGNSPSTQDQALSCQEGGRGRGRGGREEDCIQRLSDMSISTDDSTDSVDFFQGFFPPLAEPSPPTTNNLVLPLTHPYSSMEEDDDEDEADFGVRVENDQDLTITPPGLRTKRRASTGAMVIQQALRGHFHKMSGVFSSLLTPEKRAIRRVLELSRDKGSYFGCLVQDYLSFLQEGGGCQAWQCHASGLELLQTLRQFITQMKSYLRQSSELEPPIESLVPEDQIDYVLEKAMHKIVLKPLKGVVGAALQEFQVRSGAWQELKENLSLAKARQPHEMGVANAFPPDPVNIEKIRHKFHTMCKLYSPEKKVTMLLRICKLIYTIMEHKSGCLYGADDFLPMLTYVLAQCDMPQLDNEILYMMEVLDPSLLHGEGGYYLTSAYGAMSLIRNFQEEQAARVLSSETRNTLRQWHCRRTTQRSAPSVNDFQNYLRVALQELDSGCTAKTLQVQPYATTEEICQICAYKFKVPDPENYALILLTEGSCQQLAPDTHPQKIKAELHSRPQAAPFHFVFCRVANLNDLAATSFEPQSNLNDITLTKESEPNLNGVALTPSNPQPNLNLGLSPSLSLSLPPNQHNGNSISI; from the exons ggTTCTGGGACTCTGAGCGTTGCCGCAGGAGGAGTTCTCTCTCCTCGTTGTCCAGgacaaccacccacgaccaaTCACCTAGCCTGAGGCCGAGTTCCGTTTACACCCCCCTGGTCACCCGCACCCCGTCCCAGCTGGAGTGTTCCCAGTCCAACGGGGCTCTCTGCTTCATCAACCCCCTCTTCCTAAAGGTTCACCACCCAGAGGGTGGCAACCACACCTTTCCCTCCTACACcagccaccacaacaacaaccccCAGCACCTAAACAATAGCAGTACAGCTACAACTGTACAAGTACAACAACAGCACTGTACCAGCAACCCAGAGCGACTTAAAGACAGCCCTCAACCCCATAGCGACAGCCCTCAGAGTGATAGCCCTGGCAACAGCACCCAGCATCATAACAGCTGTGTCAGCGTGAGCCGGGCTAACAGAGTTTCCCTctcgccacctcctcgccccccACCTCCCTGCTGTGCCCCCCGTCGCCCTGCCTCCCCTCAACGCCAGCGCAGCATGCCTGAGAAGATATCTTGGATCAACCCCCCCAAAGAGAAGGAccgggtgggagagagggagaagggcagTAGCCTTCTCTCCCGCCTGGGCTCCTCTCTCAGCATCAGCCCTTCCtcatctttcctctcctcctctttcctctcctcctcccctcccaagAAGCGCAGCATCAGTGCCCCCATCTctatccccctgtccctctcctccccaacTGACGTCGACTGCCGTCTTGCTCTCGATGACCAGACTATTCAGAACGCCATATCTCTCAGTCTGGCTAAGCAGGCACTGAGAAACGCCACCAACCCCGATGACAACACAGAGGGAAACAGTCCGTCCACTCAAGACCAAGCCCTCTCCTGccaagagggaggaagaggaagaggaagaggcggAAGAGAAGAGGACTGCATCCAGCGCCTGAGCGACATGAGCATTTCCACCGACGACTCCACCGACTCAGTAGACTTCTTCCAGGGCTTCTTCCCCCCACTCGCTGAACCCAGCCCACCCACCACCAATAACCTGGTGCTGCCCCTCACCCACCCCTACAGCAGCatggaggaagatgatgatgaagacgAAGCAGACTTTGGAGTGAGAGTGGAGAACGACCAGGACCTGACCATCACCCCTCCCGGGCTGCGCACCAAACGACGAGCCAGTACCGGAGCCATGGTCATCCAGCAGGCCCTCAGGGGCCACTTCCATAAGATGAGTGGGGTGTTCAGCTCTCTCCTAACCCCTGAGAAACGGGCCATACGGAGAGTCCTGGAGCTGTCCAGGGATAAGGGCTCGTACTTTGGCTGCCTAGTGCAGGACTACTTGAGCTTCTTGCAGGAGGGAGGGGGCTGCCAGGCCTGGCAGTGCCATGCCTCAGGGCTGGAGCTGCTGCAGACGCTACGCCAGTTCATCACCCAGATGAAGAGCTACCTGCGGCAGAGCTCTGAGCTGGAGCCCCCCATTGAGTCACTCGTCCCAGAGGACCAAATTG ACTATGTCCTAGAAAAAGCCATGCATAAGATAGTCCTGAAGCCCCTGAAAGGTGTGGTGGGGGCGGCCCTCCAGGAGTTCCAGGTCCGCAGCGGGGCGTGGCAGGAGCTCAAGGAGAACCTCTCCTTGGCCAAGGCCCGGCAGCCCCATGAGATGGGCGTGGCCAACGCCTTCCCTCCAGATCCAGTTAACATAGAGAAAATCCGTCACAAGTTCCACACCATGTGTAAACTCTATTCACCTGAGAAGAAGGTGACCATGCTGCTGCGCATATGTAAACTCATCTATACCATCATGGAGCACAAGTCAG gttgTCTGTATGGGGCAGATGACTTCCTGCCCATGCTGACCTATGTGTTGGCCCAGTGTGACATGCCTCAACTAGACAACGAGATCCTCTACATGATGGAGGTTCTGGATCCTTCTCTGCTGCATGGAGAAG GTGGATACTACCTGACCAGTGCGTACGGAGCCATGTCCCTCATTAGGAACTTCCAAGAGGAGCAAGCAGCTCGTGTACTCAGCTCTGAAACACGCAACACACTCCGCCAGTGGCACTGTCGCCGCACCACCCAGCGCAGTGCGCCCTCCGTCAATGACTTccag AACTACCTGCGGGTAGCGCTCCAGGAGCTGGACAGCGGTTGCACTGCCAAAACTCTGCAGGTGCAGCCCTATGCCACCACTGAGGAAATCTGCCAGATCTGCGCCTACAAGTTTAAAGTTCCCGACCCTGAGAATTACGCCCTAATCCTGCTCACTGAGGGCTCATGCCAGCAGCTAGCCCCCGACACACACCCCCAGAAGATCAAAGCTGAGCTCCACAGTCGGCCCCAGGCCGCACCTTTTCACTTCGTCTTCTGTCGGGTGGCTAACCTCAATGACCTGGCCGCGACCTCGTTTGAACCCCAGTCCAACCTCAATGACATCACACTTACCAAAGAATCTGAGCCCAACCTTAATGGTGTGGCCTTGACCCCTTCTAACCCCCAGCCCAACCTCAACCTGGGTCTCAGTCCCAGTCTCAGCCTCAGTCTACCCCCCAACCAGCACAATGGTAACTCCATATCCATCTGA